The Fervidicoccus fontis Kam940 DNA window TATGTAAAAACCGAATAGACACATGAAATTTATGAATCGCTCTAAAGGACTTATTCCTGATGAGAAGAAATCAGAGATATTTAAGGCTCTTTATACTATAAAAATATTGTAGCGTAAAAATAGTGTAGAAAATGAACAACATTTATAGTATAGTAAAAAAAGCTCTTTTGTCGAAGGAAAAGAAAAAATATGTCTTCTATGCTCTTGACAGAAAAAAGTCAACCTTAAGAGAAATTAGAGGAAATGAGATAACCGATGTAAATGAGTTCGGATTTCTTATCCTTCTTGATGGCTCGCAAATTCCTATTCACAGGATCAGAAAAATAACCTTTAAGGGTGAAGTCATTCTAGAGAGAAAGGGGTGAGATTTTGTCTTTTGCTGGTGCTTTCCTTACATCTAATGAAAAAGCGGGGCTTTTCCACTATTCTATAAGTCAAAGGGTCGTGGAAATATTGATTGACGACTATGAGGAAACGGAGAAAGGAAGAAATTTGCCCTGGAGCATGTTTAGCAAAATTAAAGATGAGCTAACAAGTGAAGAGGTAGGAAATTTGGCAAGAAGGTATAACCCGAGGCTTATCATGTTCAATGGAAGCAATCCTTTAAAACATGAATGGATCTTAAGATCTATTGAACCTATTAAAAAAATGAATATAGATGTTGGAATAAGCTATTCCTGCCATAAAATCGATGAGAATTTTAGCAGTTCTACAGCAGGCTATTATGCGCCTAAAATCTTCAATGCAAGTATTATATATAAAAACATAGAAAAAATCGAAAGGTGCATAGAATTTTCAAATCTAAAGAAAGAAGCCACAGAGTTGCAAGTTTTTCTCGAAAATAAAGGTGATAAAGCTATTGTTGATCTTCTGCTAGATCACTTTAATGAATTTGAATTTCCCGTTCATATATACAACTGGATCGATGAAATGAGCAAAGAAGAAATTAATAAAATAATGAGTATCTCTCTAAATACATACTTTCATGACCACACGGGAAAATCTATCAATTATTTCGCCACGAGATGCCAAAAATGCAGAAATGTTGTAGTTACCAGGCATGAAGAAAACCTCATGAAAAACAACCTTAATGGGGAGAATTGCCCTTTCTGTGGTTATAAAATACTATATAAGTCGCCTCTGAAAAAATATAACATAAGCAAAACTTTTGTGAGCAA harbors:
- a CDS encoding DUF504 domain-containing protein yields the protein MNNIYSIVKKALLSKEKKKYVFYALDRKKSTLREIRGNEITDVNEFGFLILLDGSQIPIHRIRKITFKGEVILERKG